In Ancylomarina subtilis, the genomic stretch AGCAGGGCAAGGGTAAGTAATATATTTTTTGTGATATTATTTTTGAACATGGTTTGATTTTTTAAGGAGTTTGTCAGAAAATCTGCTTTAATATTGGTCTAGAATTGATCGAAATATTGTTTGAATTTATCAGGGGCTACCGATACGCAAATTCGTGCGTATTGGGCTGCTTCTTCCTTTTTGTATCTCGTAAAATAACTTAGCGATACAGATCCAATTCTTTTTTCTAAGAGTTCCTCCTCAGATTTGTTTAAAATGACAAAGATGCCAATTGCCTCGCTTTCATTATAAAATTCAGATGCGAGGAGTCCTTTCTTTTTTAGATAATCTATATTCTGACGGATGCCGTCAACTGTAACTTGTTTGAAATTTTTGCTGGCCAGTTTGCCTTTTTCGGATGTCAATAGGCTTGCGACCAGAAGTTGTGAAAAGGCATTGATCCCATTGGTTGCATACATTAAACGAATGCTAAGTTCGGTGTTGAATTCCGAATTTGTAGAATGAACAAAGCCCAATCTCTGACCACTCAGACCTAGAGATTTGCTAAAGCTTTCAACAATGATTACATTTTTAAAGGCCAGTAATTCCTGATAGAATTCGTCTTCCTTATCACAGAAAATTCTTCGGTAAGGACAATCGATAATAACAGTTGTTCCATTTTCATTAAGAATTCTGATGATTCGAATGAGTTCAGAATCTTCAATTTTATTCCCAATAGGGTTATTGGGATCACAGATAATGACGGCAGAATTTTTAATTTGGCTTAAGCGATCCTCTAAATCGTTAAAATCGCTATAACTTCCAGCCTGCATTCCACGAATGGTCATCACCTGAAAGTAAGATCCCCAATAATACTCGGGTAAAAGGATTTGATCAACCTCAAGTGTCTGGAATGTTAGATCTAGAGCTGACATACCTCCACCGCTAATGCTGATATTTGAAAGTTGACTTTTGTTGTCAAAATAGTGTTGATTGATCGCCTCCCGTAATTCTACGCGGCCTTGGGCGGGCGGATAAACCTGCATGGCATTGCTGTTAAAATCCATATCCTCAACAACAGAGCTTAAATCGATATTGCAAACTGCATTGACACCACGATTGAGCAGTAAATATTCTTTCCCAGTCTCAATACTCTTATTTCTAATCTTCTCTCCAATGCCAACTATGGCCGAATATTTGGCTCCGCTCTTTCGTATTTGCATGATTTTGTTTGTGTATATAGGTTTTTCTTAAGGCTTATTTAGAATAATTCAAAGATAAGAATATCTGTGAATCTGATCATGAGATCGCTGGTAATTTAGACGAAGAAATCGGAATAATTTGATACCCGAATTCAGAAGTCTGATACGTTAATGTTCTATATGCTTTAGAACGAAAAGCGCCCCAAAACATTGTTTTGGGGCGCTGGATAAATTGTATGTTGTGATTTGAAATTAAGATTCAAACCATTTTATTAGAACATATAGTCCCAAACAGGTAGTTGAATTGGCTTGCTGTCAAGAGCTTTGATAGCCTTTTCGTTTAGGTACTTTTTGTTGATAACTACACGGAACATGTATTCACTAAACCATTCATCAGTGAAAGTGATGTAACCATTGTGTCCTGAACTTGTTCCCCATGAGTTTTCGAATTCCCATTTTACGGGCACTTCGTTTTCATCCACATCCACTCCAATCAGAGTCATAGCGTGAGACGAACCTGATTGACGAGTTAAGACACGTGCTTTTTTATCCATATCGAATTTAACACCAAATAAAGAAGCGTAATCGTAGGTGTTGATATCCATCACACCTGCTTTGCGATTATGCTGTTTCCCAACATCGCAAGATGCATACATGGCCTGGTTGTTCTTGATAGAAGCCATGGCAAATGTTTTGATATCATCATTTGGCAAGTTAAGATAGGTCCAATTCACCCCTTCGGTAAGATTACGGTAGTTTTTAATTTCGTAAACTTTATAATATTCACGAGTTGGATCGTTCATGATCATCACCATTTCGTCTTTTGCAAAATCAGGTGCTACCAGATTCATAAATTCAAGGGGAGTGTATTTTTTAGCCTCGCTTACTTTTCCATCCGCATCTTTGTATCTCCAGGTGAAATCAACAGGAGGTTGACCAAGAGAAAGAGCTAGAATTCGATAAACGTCCTTTAGAACCTCTACTTTAGCATTCTGAACTTTTTTGCTGTTCCCTTTTTTAGCTGCTAATTGGCGAATTTTGTAGGCTTCACCTCTTAGTTTTTCTTTAAGGATACGGTTAAGTTGTCCGGTATTATTAGAAATTGCTGTTTCAGGCATAATTTCAGTTGGAACAACGCCATATTTTTTAGCTACATTAAAAAATGAATTCCAAACACCACCATCATCAACAGGGCTTTTGAAGTATTGAACCACTTCACGATCCCCCATATCTTTATCAGCTGTTGCGATAATATTTTCAAGGAACAAGTTTGATTTTTCGAAAAGATCCCAGAAGTAGTTGTAGTTGTGAGAAAAGTCGAATGAGCTTAAATTAAGATCTTTAATAACATTTGGACGAATGGTGTTCATTGAGGTGAACATCCAGCAACGCCCCGAACTTTTCTGGTTGGTAATCCCTTTTACATCTACTCTGTATTTAAAGAAATGGTCAGTTTGGCCAATCTTTGAGCGGTTAAGTGCCAGCTCACGAATGCTTTTACTGTTTGTAATTGCATTTTGCAAGGCTTGAGTTGAAGCATCAGCATTGAAACTGCTGCGTATTTCATTAAGCGTTTTGCTGTCGATAGCACCTTGAGTTTGTGCCATGCTTGAACCTGCAAAAGCTAAAGCCAGAACAGGAAGCATTAAAAATTTAAAATTCATGTGTTGTGTTTTTAGTTTGTCATTACTAATGAGCACAAACATAAGAAAAGTATGGGAGTTTGGCTAAAAGGATTGCCTATTAGAGAACAGAAAACCCGAAACAGATTTATGATTTAAATCATAAATCTGTTTCAGTTAGGGTTTGATTTTTTTTTCTTTTTGTACCAATCTGAGGCTTTCGAAAAAGTCGACCAGTTTTCTAAGTAAGTCAGCCCAAAGCATTCCAAATAGGAGGGCAGTCCCTATCCAAATAACAAGGAGATTGAACCAATAGGTGTCGATATAAAAGTTTCCAATCCTTTTTACAGGGGCATAAAAGTGAGCTCGCCCAAATCGTGAGTCCGGATACATGAAGATGGGATCTTTCTTTTGAATGAGTCTCTGATCAACTTCAATCATTTTGTTGACTTCTGTTCGGTTCAAAACCAAGTCAGCTAATGCTTGATTGTAAAAACTTTGTTTGAAATCGTAAACCCCGTTACGTCCCAACGAGTCTACAAGCTGTGAATACTGGAAGTCTTTTTTGTAACTCGATTCACTACTTAGCCCCATAAAATAAAGCTTAATTCCATCGAGATATTGTCTGGTTTGTTCAAGTATATTTAGGTTAAAATCCAGCATATTTAACTTGTGCAGACTTTCGAAAGGCTTAAATCCGGCCTCTTCGGATAATTCAGAAATTTCGTTTCTAAGAAGGTGGAAATGGTTTCTAGTTTCCTCTGAGTTTTTTTCGAATTCGATATTCCTTTCACAATCGATTAGAATTGATTCAATTTTAGGAATTAGGAAAGAGCTTTTGAAAGCTGCATCGCTCACTCCTTTTTCAAAATCAAAGAAATATTTTTCAAATTGATTATCCTTGAATTGAGTGACTGCCATAGCTTCGTAGGCCCAGCGAGTTGTCATTAAGTCACCAATAACAGGAACAT encodes the following:
- a CDS encoding pyridoxal phosphate-dependent aminotransferase, which gives rise to MQIRKSGAKYSAIVGIGEKIRNKSIETGKEYLLLNRGVNAVCNIDLSSVVEDMDFNSNAMQVYPPAQGRVELREAINQHYFDNKSQLSNISISGGGMSALDLTFQTLEVDQILLPEYYWGSYFQVMTIRGMQAGSYSDFNDLEDRLSQIKNSAVIICDPNNPIGNKIEDSELIRIIRILNENGTTVIIDCPYRRIFCDKEDEFYQELLAFKNVIIVESFSKSLGLSGQRLGFVHSTNSEFNTELSIRLMYATNGINAFSQLLVASLLTSEKGKLASKNFKQVTVDGIRQNIDYLKKKGLLASEFYNESEAIGIFVILNKSEEELLEKRIGSVSLSYFTRYKKEEAAQYARICVSVAPDKFKQYFDQF
- a CDS encoding aminopeptidase C, encoding MNFKFLMLPVLALAFAGSSMAQTQGAIDSKTLNEIRSSFNADASTQALQNAITNSKSIRELALNRSKIGQTDHFFKYRVDVKGITNQKSSGRCWMFTSMNTIRPNVIKDLNLSSFDFSHNYNYFWDLFEKSNLFLENIIATADKDMGDREVVQYFKSPVDDGGVWNSFFNVAKKYGVVPTEIMPETAISNNTGQLNRILKEKLRGEAYKIRQLAAKKGNSKKVQNAKVEVLKDVYRILALSLGQPPVDFTWRYKDADGKVSEAKKYTPLEFMNLVAPDFAKDEMVMIMNDPTREYYKVYEIKNYRNLTEGVNWTYLNLPNDDIKTFAMASIKNNQAMYASCDVGKQHNRKAGVMDINTYDYASLFGVKFDMDKKARVLTRQSGSSHAMTLIGVDVDENEVPVKWEFENSWGTSSGHNGYITFTDEWFSEYMFRVVINKKYLNEKAIKALDSKPIQLPVWDYMF